The genomic region GACATGCTACACGCAGCATCCGAAAGATAACAAATCCGGAAAGGAAGAAAGCGGGAATGATCGTCAGAAGATCCACGATTCCGTCAAGCCTTTATTTACAGTTCTTTCCGTGCAGATAGAAGAATAATCCGCCGATGATAAATCCGCCACCGATAATGTTACCGATTGTAACAGGAAGAAGATTGACGGTGAAGAAGTTTCCCCAGTTTAAAGCAGCAATCTGACTGCCGGTGATACCATATAATTCTTTCGCTTTTGCAACATAATCCGGATTCATAGAAGCAAAGATTCCGGCCGGAATATAATACATATTTGCAACGCAGTGTTCGAAGCCGGATACAACGAATGCCATGATCGGGAAAAAGATAGCAAGTGATTTTCCTGCTATATCTTTCGCGGTAGAAGCCATCAATACTGCAGCGCATACCAGAATGTTACATAAGATTCCGGAAATCAGAGCAGGAAGGAAAGATAAGCTGACCTTTCCAAGAGCAACTTTGATCGTAAATGCCCCAAGAGCGCCGCTGGTATAATTATATTGTCCGGACAGATATACCAGATATGCCAGAGCAACAGCACCAACCATATTACCGATATAAACGATAACCAGTGTCCGTATGAGTGCAGCTACACTAATTTTTTTCTTAATACAGGCCATTGTCATCATACAGTCACCGGTGAACAATTCGCCTCCGATAAAGACGATCATCATCAGACCGACCGGGAAGACGCAGCCGGCAACCAGACGTGCAAGACCGACATTTGCAATATCATGCATGGCAACATTACTGGACTGTGCGCCAAGCGCGATGCAGACACCAGCCATGATTCCCATGAAAAAAACTTTCTTTTTAGAAGTTGTAGCTTTTTTTACAGCGCCATTCATGTTGGCCTGTACAACTTCCTGTGGAGTGTTAAACATTGAATCCATAATAACCCTTTCCTTTAGTACTTTTTCTTTGTGTGATTACTTTGATAAAAATATCACATAAAATATAGCATGGATAACAAATCTTGGGCAACCCGTAATCGCAATGTTTATGCTCTTTTTTTCGTACAGTACCAAGAAATATGCTATAATCGATGGGAAACAGATCATAATGAAAAAAATTATGCAATAATGTAAAAACTCAATTATCAAATTAAGAAAAGGGGAATTATAATGGCTCAGAATAGTTGCGAAAGCTGCACTTATTATACATACGACGAAGATTACGAAAGTTATATGTGCGATATCAATATGGATGAAGATGAATATATGCGTCTTATTTCAGACCAGCATTATCAGTGCCCTTATTATCGGAATGGGGATGAGTATATGGTGGTGAGGAAGCAGATGTAGTTTCTAATTAATTCACTAAGCTAGCTACCCGGACCGGAATAAAAGTTGGAAAAGCATTCCTGTCCAACTTTTATTCCATGTGTATCTAACGCGGTAGTGAATTAATAGAATCCCCGTAACTATTGTGAGACCGGAAGTGTATCTATTAACCTGAGAATAACAATTTATGCAGACTCTATCTCATAAGTGAATCCCGCATCTGTTATCGTCTGAATAGTATCTTTAATACCCTGACCACCTGCGGTAAGATATCCGGAGGCAAAGATGGAATCTACAACACTTAACAATTCCTTTTCATGTCCTTTGAAATACACTTCACGTCCTGCCGCACAGCGGATGTCTGACTGCGGAACCAGAAGTCTTGCGAGACAGAGCACCTTTATGCCATATTCATAAGTCAGTCCCGAGATATCCTGATCGCCAAGAGGAGTACCCGGAATCGGCAGCAGGAAGTTGATCGGGAGAGCTTCCGGATTAATTTCTTTCAGTTCCAAAAGCATATCTACAACGTCTTCTTTGCTTTCGCCCATACCGATGATTCCACCGCTGCAGATCTCGAAACCGAGTCTCTGAAGCATATGTATATTTTCCACACGCTGGTCAAAAGTGTGTGTGGTGCAGATGTGACTGTAATAATTACGGCTGCTGTTCAGATTATGATTGATACGGTCAAGTCCGGCGTCTTTTAACATTTTTGCCTGTTTTTCGGTTAAGAATCCGATGGAGCAGCAGAGATGGGTTCCGGTTTCTTTCATCTTGCGGATACGTCCGGCAAGCTGTTCGATCTCTGCATCTGTGAATCCCATGCCGCTTAATCCGATACAGTGGCGGGAAAGATGATGTTCATTTACAAAATCATTATCATTGTATAATTTTTCGTCTTCTACCCATTTATAAGTGTCGATGTCTGCATTAGAGCGACAGGATTGCGCACAGTAAGCGCAGTCCTGAGAGCAGTTACCACTGCGGACATTGGTCAGAATATGAATGCTGACGTGGTTTCCTTTATATTTTTTACGGAGGATTCCGGCACGTTCGATGAGAGCATCTAACTGGTCGTCCGGAGTGTTTAAAATCTCGATGGCCTCTTCGCGTGTCAATATAGGATCTTCGTGTGTATGAACTTCTGAAATCATGGTGTTACCTTCCTTTGTGTGTAATATAAATCACTTGTTAACTGATATAGACAAAAGGTTAACATGACGGGAAATAAAAGTCAACTGTATTTGGTGGAAAGGTTAACATCTGCGATGCTATATACAGATAAAAATCAGACTGTGATTAGCGGATATATTTCTAAATAAAAAGCAAAGATTAAAAAAGTATAAAAATACGGATTTTATAAAATATTTCTGTATAATAATAACAGATGTCTGTAAAAAAAAAACAGATGGAAGAAGGAGAAAAAGAATACATGCTTCAGATACAGCATATTTGTAAAGAATATAGGACCGGTAATCTGGTACAGAAGGCGCTGGATGACGTGAGCCTGAACTTAAGAGATAATGAATTCGTGGCAATTCTAGGACCCAGTGGATCGGGAAAGACTACGCTTCTGAATATTATCGGAGGACTGGACCGTTATGACAGCGGCGACCTGATCATCAACGGAATATCTACGAAGAAATATAAGGACAGAGACTGGGATTCATACCGGAATCATACGATCGGATTCGTATTTCAGAGTTATAATCTGATCCCGCATCAGACGGTGTTGTCTAACGTAGAACTTGCACTTACAATTTCTGGAATCGGAAAAGAAGAGAGAAGAAAACGTGCCATCGATGCGCTGAAAAAAGTAGGACTTGGAGAACAACTTCACAAAAGACCAAGCCAGATGTCCGGCGGCCAGATGCAGAGAGTGGCGATAGCAAGGGCACTGGTGAATGATCCGGATATCCTGCTGGCGGATGAACCGACGGGAGCACTGGACAGTGATACCAGTATCCAGGTCATGGATCTTCTGAAAGAAGTAGCCAAAGACCGGCTGGTTGTTATGGTTACACACAATCCGGAACTGGCAGAAGAATATGCGACCAGGATCGTGAATTTGCGGGATGGGGAGATACGTTCAGATACGGACGAATACATTGTGGATGAGCAGACATTAAAAGAACCGGAACATAAGAATATGGGAAAATCTTCCATGTCTTTTCTGACGGCGCTGGCTCTTAGCTTTAATAATCTAAAGACGAAGAAAGCAAGGACATTACTGACATCCTTTGCGGGTTCTATCGGTATCATAGGAATTGCGCTGATTCTGGCACTTTCTAATGGAGTGAACGGCTATATCCAGTCAATCGAGGAAGAGACGTTGTCGGAATATCCACTACAGATCCAAAGTACGGGATTTGACATTACCTCCATGATGGTTGGGAATACCGGAACGGATGATAAGAGCAAAGACTCGTCCGGTAAGAAGAACAAAGATGGTCAGGTAAAAGTCATGGAGATGGTTACAAATATGTTCTCCAAGATGAATACCAATGACCTTAAATCATTGAAAAAACATCTGGAAAAGGATAATGATGCGTTAAAATCCTATACAAATGCCGTGGAGTATGATTATGATGTGGATCCGCAGATATACAGAGAGGATTCGGATGGTGTCAGACAGGTACACCCGGACAAATCATTTTCATCCATTGGAATCGGAGCAGATTCCGGTGCCAACAGTATGATGTCATCCATGATGAGTACAAATGTGTTCTACCGCATGCCAAAGAACACAAGTCTGTACGAGAAGCAGTATGATGTCAAGGCGGGAAGATGGCCGAAAAAATATAATGAATGCGTACTGGTATTAAGTCAGGACGGCGGGATGAGTGATTTCCTTCTATATACACTTGGCCTCAGAGATCAGATGGAACTGGATGATATGATCAAAGCTTTTGCAAGTGAAGAAGAGATCAAGACACCGTCTTCACTGGGAACATACACCTATAAAGATATTCTGAACAAGAAGTTTAAGCTTGTGAATCAGGCAGACTATTATGAATATGACAGCCAGTATAAAGTCTGGAAAGATAAAAGTGATAATGCAGAATATATGAAAAAACTGGTGGCAGACGGAGAGGATATTAAGATTGTCGGAATCGTGCAGCCGGCAGAAGGTTCGAAGGCAACTGCACTGAATATGGGAATCGGTTATCCATATTCGCTTATGACGCATGTCGCAGAAGAAGCAAAAAACAGTGAGATCGTAAAACAACAAAAAGCCAGTCCGGATATCAATGTATTTACCGGAGAGAAATTCGGTGAAGATTCCGGAGATAATGGTCTGGATATGAACTCGTTATTCAACGTAGATGAAGACGCACTTCAGAAAGCATTCGGCATGGGAGATACAGACCTTGCAGGAAGTCTCGGAAATTCACTGGACTTTTCGAAAGCAGTGAATCTGCAGGATGCATTTAAGCTGGATGGCAATACGTTGAATTTATCCGGACTTGTGAATCTGGATCAGGTGGATCTGAATCTGTCGGGGCTTCCGCCGGCAGGTCTGGGAGATATGCTGTCGGGGCTGGATGTCAAGGTGAAACCGGGCGGAATGCAGAAGATGGCTGTTTCATTGATGGAAGGGTATCAGGCATATGCGAAGACGCATCCGGAAGCAGATTATTCGCATCTGGGAGATAACTTCTCGGAATATCTGAAAACAGATGGTGCAAAGCAGATCATGAAAAAGTATTTTTCAAAGATTCTAAAGGAGAGTGGAAAAGTAACCATTACAGAAGAAAAGGTACAGAAGCTTCTGACAGATATCATGCAGGGGTTTGAAAAATACGTAAAGGATCAGGGGATCGGAGATATCAGTGCGGACCAGTACGGAACATATTTCCGCCAGTATTTACAGACGGCAGAAGCAAAGCAGATCATAACAGACTGGGTGAATGACCTGTATAAAGATGTGGATATTGAGATATCGGAAGCGGATCTGCAGGCAATGGCGCAGGAACTTGCGGCTGGATATTTAAGCTATGCACAGGAAAAAGGATATGCAGATGTGACAAAGATGGGTGAGAACTTTGCAGCTTATCTCGGAACGGCAGATGGAAAACAGCGGCTGAGTAACGGTCTTTCAGAGACACTGGACATGAAGAGTCTGGAAAGCCAGCTTTCATCCGGGATGAATGCTTACATGA from Dorea longicatena harbors:
- a CDS encoding ATP-binding cassette domain-containing protein; the encoded protein is MLQIQHICKEYRTGNLVQKALDDVSLNLRDNEFVAILGPSGSGKTTLLNIIGGLDRYDSGDLIINGISTKKYKDRDWDSYRNHTIGFVFQSYNLIPHQTVLSNVELALTISGIGKEERRKRAIDALKKVGLGEQLHKRPSQMSGGQMQRVAIARALVNDPDILLADEPTGALDSDTSIQVMDLLKEVAKDRLVVMVTHNPELAEEYATRIVNLRDGEIRSDTDEYIVDEQTLKEPEHKNMGKSSMSFLTALALSFNNLKTKKARTLLTSFAGSIGIIGIALILALSNGVNGYIQSIEEETLSEYPLQIQSTGFDITSMMVGNTGTDDKSKDSSGKKNKDGQVKVMEMVTNMFSKMNTNDLKSLKKHLEKDNDALKSYTNAVEYDYDVDPQIYREDSDGVRQVHPDKSFSSIGIGADSGANSMMSSMMSTNVFYRMPKNTSLYEKQYDVKAGRWPKKYNECVLVLSQDGGMSDFLLYTLGLRDQMELDDMIKAFASEEEIKTPSSLGTYTYKDILNKKFKLVNQADYYEYDSQYKVWKDKSDNAEYMKKLVADGEDIKIVGIVQPAEGSKATALNMGIGYPYSLMTHVAEEAKNSEIVKQQKASPDINVFTGEKFGEDSGDNGLDMNSLFNVDEDALQKAFGMGDTDLAGSLGNSLDFSKAVNLQDAFKLDGNTLNLSGLVNLDQVDLNLSGLPPAGLGDMLSGLDVKVKPGGMQKMAVSLMEGYQAYAKTHPEADYSHLGDNFSEYLKTDGAKQIMKKYFSKILKESGKVTITEEKVQKLLTDIMQGFEKYVKDQGIGDISADQYGTYFRQYLQTAEAKQIITDWVNDLYKDVDIEISEADLQAMAQELAAGYLSYAQEKGYADVTKMGENFAAYLGTADGKQRLSNGLSETLDMKSLESQLSSGMNAYMKQAMRAYAKSFGNALETQISSAMEQIVGQMSSGMGKVMESAMTQIGQNLQSVMTDAMKIDTDAFAKAFQFNMTEDDLTELMMSMSGTASATYDSNLQKLGYADFAKPSEIDIYPKDFESKEQVVDYLDRYNKKMEKAGKDEQVISYTDVVGTLMSSVTDIVNTISYVLIAFVAISLVVSSIMIGVITYISVLERKKEIGILRAIGASKRNVSQVFNAETFIIGLCAGLIGIGLTLLLLLPGNMIIHAVADNSNVNAVLPVIPALVLIALSVVLTLLGGLIPSKKASKSDPVTALRTE
- the bioB gene encoding biotin synthase BioB → MISEVHTHEDPILTREEAIEILNTPDDQLDALIERAGILRKKYKGNHVSIHILTNVRSGNCSQDCAYCAQSCRSNADIDTYKWVEDEKLYNDNDFVNEHHLSRHCIGLSGMGFTDAEIEQLAGRIRKMKETGTHLCCSIGFLTEKQAKMLKDAGLDRINHNLNSSRNYYSHICTTHTFDQRVENIHMLQRLGFEICSGGIIGMGESKEDVVDMLLELKEINPEALPINFLLPIPGTPLGDQDISGLTYEYGIKVLCLARLLVPQSDIRCAAGREVYFKGHEKELLSVVDSIFASGYLTAGGQGIKDTIQTITDAGFTYEIESA
- a CDS encoding DUF6472 family protein; this translates as MAQNSCESCTYYTYDEDYESYMCDINMDEDEYMRLISDQHYQCPYYRNGDEYMVVRKQM
- a CDS encoding formate/nitrite transporter family protein, producing the protein MDSMFNTPQEVVQANMNGAVKKATTSKKKVFFMGIMAGVCIALGAQSSNVAMHDIANVGLARLVAGCVFPVGLMMIVFIGGELFTGDCMMTMACIKKKISVAALIRTLVIVYIGNMVGAVALAYLVYLSGQYNYTSGALGAFTIKVALGKVSLSFLPALISGILCNILVCAAVLMASTAKDIAGKSLAIFFPIMAFVVSGFEHCVANMYYIPAGIFASMNPDYVAKAKELYGITGSQIAALNWGNFFTVNLLPVTIGNIIGGGFIIGGLFFYLHGKNCK